The nucleotide sequence ACGCTATCGGAAGGGGCACGGTGAACAGCTATGGGAAATCCAGGAAAGTCAGACCCCGGTAACAAAGTATTGCTATATCAGGGAGAAGCACAtcacttgcattttttttccctgggTAATATGCATAATATCTGTCACATTCACCTCCTCTGGGATCTGGGGGGTGGGTTTCCTTTGTGGCATGCTGGCCAACGTCAAGATAGGAAAAAGCTCCCTTGATCAAGTTTCCTGACTGACATGGCTTCAAATTGTCAAGCTCTATGGgaagttgaggggcacagtgaacCACTATCGTAAGTTGAGGGGCATGGTGGACCGCTATGGgaagttgaggggcacagtggaccGCTATGGgaagttgaggggcacagtgggccGCTATGGGATGTTGAGGGGCATGGTGGACCACTATGGGAAGTTGAGCGCTATGGTGAATTGCTATTGGAAGTTAAGGGGTGCGGTGAACTGCTATTGGACGTTGAGGGGCACGGTGAACCACTATTGGAAGTTAAGGGGCACAGTGAACCGCTATGGGAAGTTGAGGGGCACGGTAGACCACTATCGAATGTTGAGGGGCACGGTGAACTGCTATTGGACGTTGAGAGGCACGATGGACCGCTATGGGAAGTTAAGGGGCAAGGTGGGCGGCTATCGCAAGGGGCATGGTAAACGGCTATGGGAAATTTAGGGGCACGGTGGACTGATATGGGAAGTTGAGGGACATGGTGGACCGCTATGGAAGGTTTAGGGGCATGATGGACCACTATGGGAAGTTGAAGGGCTCATTCAACTGCTTTGGGAAGTTAAGGGGCATGGTGGACCGCTATGGGAAGTTGAGGGGCACGGTAGACCACTATCGGAAGTTGAGGGGCAATGTGGACCGCTATCGGAAGTTGAGGGGCACGATGAACTGCTATTGGGCGTTGAGAGGCACGGTGGACCGCTATGGAAAGTTAAGGGGCACGGTGGACCGCTATGGAAAGTTAAGGGGCAAGGTGGACCGCTATCTGAAGTAGAGGGGCACGGTGAACAGCTATGGGAAATTTAGGGGCACGGTGGACCACTATGGGAAGTTGAGGGGCACGGTGGACCGCTATGGAAGGTTGAGGGGCACGGTGGACCGCTATGGAAGGTTGAGGGGCAGGATGGACCACTATGGGAAGTTGAAGGGCCCATTTGACTGCTTTGGAAAGTTAAGGGCCACGGTGGACTGCTATTAGAAGTTTCTAACCCTAAATTCCTCAGTCTGTACACGGACTCAGGAAGCGAATTATAAACTTCTGATGCAATGGTACTATACACCAGTACGACTTCATAAGTTTTCAAAAGAGACCTCAGACAAATGCTGGAGATGTGGCAAAGAGCGAGGGACATTGCTACACGTATTTTGGGCAtgtaaaaaagtgagacaatactGGGTGGAGATCCAGAGAATCATATGGAAGGTTACAGATATCCAGATATTAGATGACCCGGCCTTCTTTCTTCTCCACTGCTCGGAAATCCCGGTTCAGACTTCTAAAAGATCGATACTATGTCATATGATTAATGCAGCCGGGATTACCCTGCATTGGAGAGATTCCAGATCTCCCTCAATTACAATGTGGCTTCATAGAGTAAGGGAGATAGAGGCTATGGAAGACCTAGTCCTTTCATCCCGAAATAAGAAAGATCGATATGACCATACATGGAGATGCTGGGACTTGTTTATGTActcggaggaggggaagagattaTTGGATGGAACCTCAGATGTGTGAGGTCATCCAATAAGAATGTTATTATTGTCAAGAGAAGTACATCCCTGCACATGGAGGAATAAGGAGATTAAATACCTCCatcttgtgggttttttttcccccgggaggggggaggagggaggagaggtgtGAAAAGGGTTGGAATGGGAAGGAAATAAATAGGGAGAAACAATGAGAGGATATGATTTAATATCCAAAGTACAGGGTAACCACGAAAGAAAGATACAAAGAATCTAAGTCAAATGTATAGGCGTAATCAAGATAGAATGTAAGGAGATTTAAATGTACTAGGACAGAAGGAAAAGATGGGTGTAAAGAGTTTTTATTTCTCTGTTATATAAATGATAGACGTGGCAATATATTTGTTGACATTTCTTCCtctatttttgataaaataaagaaaaaaaatgtaaatattaaaaaaaagaagttgAGGGGGACAGTGGACCGCTATGGGaatttgaggggcacagtggaccGCTATGGGAAGTTGAGGGGCATGGTGGACTGATACGGTAAGTTGAGGGACATGGTGGTCCGCTATGGGAAGTTGAGGGGCATGGTGGACCGCTATGGGAAGTTGAGGGGCACGGTGGACTGATATGGTAAGTTGAGGGACATGGTGGTCCGCTATGGGAAGTTGAGGGGTACGGTGGACCGCTATGGGGGATTGAGGGGCATGGTGGACTGATATGGTAAGTTGAGGGGCATGGTGGACTGATATGGTAAGTTGAGGGACATGGTGGTACGCTATTGGAAGTTGAGGGGCAGGGTGGACTGATGTGGTAAGTTGAGGGGCATGGTGGTCCGCTATGGGAAGTTGAGGGGCAGGGTGGACTGATATGGTAAGTTGAGGGACATGGTGGTCCGCTATGGGAATTTGAGGGTCATGGTGGACCGCTATGGGAATTTGAGGGTCATGGTGGACCGCTATGGGAAGTTGAGGGGCATTGGGGTCTGCTATGGGAATTTGAGGGTCATGGTGGACCGTTATGGGAAGTTGAGGGACATGGTGGTCCGCTATGGGAATTTGAGGGTCATGGTGGACCGCTATGGGAATTTGAGGGTCATGGTGGACCGCTATGGGAAGTTGAGGGGCATTGGGGTCCGCTATGGGAATTTGAGCGTCATGGTGGACCGCTATGGGAAGTTGAGGGGCATGGTGGATTGATATGGTAAGTTGAGGGACATGGTGGTCCGCTATGGGAAGTTGAGGGGCACGGTGGACCGCTATGGGAGATTGAGGGGCATGGTGGACTGATATGGTAAGTTGAGGGGCATGGTGGACTGATATGGTAAGTTGAGGGACATGGTGGTCCGCTATGGGAATTTGAGGGTCATGGTGGACCGCTATGGGAAGTTAAGGGGCATGGTGGACTGATATGGTAAGTTGAGGGACATGGTGGTCCGCTATGGGAAGTTGAGGGGCATGGTGGACTGATATGGGAAGCTGAGGAGCACTGTGGACCGCCATGGGAAGTTAAGAGGCATGGTGGACCGCTATGGGAAGTTGAGGGGCATGGTGGACCGCCATGGGAAGTTAAGAGGCATGGTGGACCGCTATGGGAAGTTAAGGGGCATGGTGGACCGCTATGGGAAGTTAAGGGGCATGGTGGACCGCTATGGGAAGTTCTGCATTttgggaggcactgtgggaggttaggAGTTCTTCAGGTGGTTGGAGATTCTCCAGTGTGTCATCTATTGATTCCAAATGATCCCCTGTGTGCCCAATGACTCCAGTGAACCCCTATGTACTTCATGGTTCCAATGTTCCCCCGAGCATCCTGTGTTATGTAGTGACCCCAGTGCAACCCTATCAGTCCAGTATACTCAAGAGGATCTTGAGTCACCTTCTGACTCCAATGCCCCCCCTAGAGCAACCTGTGTCATCTAGTGACCCCCAGTGTTCCCCGTGATTCCAGCATCTCCCAGAAGATCTTGTGCCACCTtgtgaccctcccccccccccgtgggccCGGTGAACCCCAGAGCCTTCTTCTCATTGtccctccctctcttcccctGCAGGACTGCATTGTGACGGCCGTCTTTACCTTCATGTGGCTGGTCTGCTCCAGCGCATGGGCCAAGGGTTTGTCCGACATTAAGATGGCCACAGATCCCGAGCTGATCATCGAGCAGATCCCGGCCTGCGAGAACCCGGAGAACAAGTGCCAGGAAGAGCGGGATCCTGTCATGTCCGGGCTGAACACCTCCGTGGTGAGTTGGCAATTCATTCATACCcttgttgtatgtgttgtatgaatATATGTTACATATGACATgtttgatatctatttactcgatgcaacctcatttttatttttattgctaccatcgagtaaatagatagcaaacatgtcaagccttatatgtaatatatatatatatataacataaataTTGTTATAAAAATTGGGAATTGTATCATGTTTGTGCgcactaaaacattttttgctgtatGAGGttgtggcgccatcttgtggccattGTGTGTATTGCAGCAGTATAGCTGAATTTGTACAATGCCAGGAGAAGAGACCTAACGAGGGGCGGGGCCGGCTGGGGGCCGTCTTTAACAcaggggcaaaaggggaagctgccccgggCCCAGTCACTGTTATGGGGCCCCAAacagctgccccttgagcccccaaatagttgataagtggattCGGGAGGGCCCAAGAATAACCCCCCCAAAGTGCTGGTACCTGGTGCATCCCCCTGCTGCAGACAATGGACCTCACCACTGGAGACATCGTTGTTCCTCAGTTCAGGCTCTTCTTGGTCAGGTGGGGGCAGCCCCCAAGCAGCAGCGttcggtcattaaccacttccctaccgtaggCCGTCATATGGCGTCgtggactttagggggggggggggaatatctgaatgatgggggcagctacaggcatcattcagatctcCTTCTTTTCAgtcggcgattctgcgcaccataagaacaatgatagcggcggttccgccgcttgatcgttcttataggcggctggaggggacgttccccccccctcctgctgccatccggtgcttctccaggctctcccgtgccattggagACCAGGAGAAACGAATCTGCCGCCGCCGGAtgaggaggatagagatttcgggtgaccagatggtctccagtcatctctatgaccgtcggaggcccccgGACGTAATCAAagtcgcaatcgcggctgaaagcattaaatctgtgaatttttttccccccgatctcatgctttccagcctggaggagagatgtggtggGAGTgtaaggtcttattgaccccgcctctctccataaagaggacctgtcacacactattcctattacaagggatgtttacattccttgaaataggaataaaagtaataaaaaaaaaaaaaataataaaagtgtaaaaataaaaaatattaggtaaaataaaaaataaaataataataaaaaaaaatgtaaacgcccctgtccccagtagctcgcgctcagaagcgaacccgcacgtaagtcccgcccacatatgtaaacgccgttcagaccacacatgtgaggtgtcgccgcgtgcgttagagcgggagcaataattctagctctatacctcctctgtatctctaaactggtaacctgtaaaaaaaaaaaaaaaagcatcgcctatggggattttttaaaaaccgaagtttggcgccattccatgagtgtgattaattttaaagcgtgacatgtttggtatctatttactcggcgtaacttcatccttcacattatacaaaaaaaataattgggccaactttactgttttgttattttttaattcatggaaccgaattttccaaaaaaaaggcgtttgaaaaattattgtgcaaataccatgctatataaaaagttgcaatggccgccattttgttccctagggtgtctgctaaaaaaaaaaacatatatataatgtttggggggttctgagaaattttctagcaaaaaaaaattatgatttttacatgaaggagagaagtgccagaataggcccggtagggaagtggttaatgaatggaATGGGTTACGATGAGGTCTCAGTTTGGTTAAATGTATTTTACAGGCAGCTGCACCAGtgccagcccagatcctcctgtaggtggcagtataacccaacaggcagggccgccatcaggggggtacaagcaatacacctgtaagggcccctggatggcatcccccttttttttttcgtcagcacccaaagcccccccccccaacctctaaggggcccggtggtatcctttgtttttttttatatttttattttcgtcagcacccaaagcccccccccccaccatctaaggggcccggtggcatcctttgtttttttttatatttttattttcgtcagcacccaaagccccccccccccccgacatctaaggggcccggtggcatcatttgtttttttttatattgttattttcatcagcacccaaagccccccccccccgacatctaaggggcccggtggtcccaaatgccccggatggcatcccccccttttttttttttttcatcagcacccaaagcccccccgacctctaaggggcccggtggtccccagtgccccggatggcatcccccttttttcttttttttttcatcagcacccaaagcccccccgccctctaaggggcccggtggtccccagtgccccggatggcatccccccttttttttcgtcagcgcccaaagccccccccccgacctctaaggggcccggtggtccccagtgccccagatggcatcccccttttttttaaaaaatgttttttttcggtcagcacccaaagcccccgacctctaaggggcccggtagTCCCCAGTCCCcgggatggcatccccctttttttaatttttaatttttttttcgtcagcacccaaagccctcccgacctctaaggggcccggtggtccccagtgccccggatggctacccctacttttttttttttcgtcagcacccaaagccccccgacctctaaggggcccggtggtccccatactggcatcccccttttttttttatttttgatttttttttcgtcagcacccaaagccctcccgacctctaaggggcccggtggtctccagtgccccggatggcatccccctttttaaaaaaaaaataaaaattcggtcagcacccaaagcccccaacctctaaggggcccggtggtccccagtgccccggatggcatcccccccctttttttttttttcgtcagcacccaaagccccccgacctctaaggggcccagtggtccccatactggcatcccccttttttttgatttttgatttttatttcgtcagcacccaaagccccccgacctctaaggggcccggtggtcaccagtgccccggatggcatcccccttttttaaaaaaaaaaaaaattcggtcagcacccaaagcccccaacctctaaggggcccggtggtccccagtgccccggatggcatccccccctttttttttttttcgttagcacccaaagccccccgacctctaagggacccggtggtccccaggctgGCATCCCCCTTTCTTTGGATTTTCGATTTTTTtcccgtcagcacccaaagccccccgaccttaATTTGCGGCGGCAAAATGAacgccaaaaaatgtattttatgccAAGTACAAAGTCCCATATTTATAGACACTGTATGTTTGGTAAGTAGCCGTAGATTTCACGTTATTACTGATTGGCCAAATTATTCATTACCAGATTTTTAGTGCAGGTTTTGGACGTTGAGTCCGAGTTCAGCTCAGCCATACAGTCATGTGATGACGCAAATTTTTAAATTCCTCCCTACAGGCCTTCGGCTTCCTGAACTGCATAATCTGGCTGGGAAACATCTGGTTCGTGTTTAAAGAGACGGGATGGACGGCTCCATTCATGAAGTACCCACCACCAGCCCAGGAGAAGCATCCAGCTCCTGATTCCTACGGGCAGGGCCAGGTCCAGGGCCAGGGCCAGGTCCAGGGCCAGGGTTATGTTCAGCAGGACTCATACGCACAACAACCAGGAGGTTACCAGCCTGACTACTATGGGCAGCAGCCTGAATACAACCAACAGGGGTACAGCCAAGGCGGGTATACCCAGCAAGGTGTCCCAACCTCGTTCTCcaaccagatgtgagctggtaaGTGCCCTGCAGGGTAAGCTACGTAGACATGCACCGCCGAGAAAGACAACATTGTCATACATGGTCCACGGGGACGGGACACGTCCGGGGCGCACACAAAACTAAAGGCAGTCAGAAATTGCTGTGACAAGACAAGGACTGATGTTGGCCTAGGTCAGTGgtttccaaactgcggccctttgcttgccgttATCCGGCCCATGGGGCATTATTccaccactgactccaacaatgaaggacagtaaactgtccctttgtttagaaagtttggagacccccttggCTTAGATCTCTGGTGTCCAACCTGCAGCCCAAGAGCCACATGTGCTCTGGCGTTATCTGTCACACGCCTTGTCCACCGGATGGCAGATCACAATCCCTGCCCGCTGCCGgtgccatgtgatcactgtggccaATCACTGCAGATCTCGTGATAATTGTACGTAATGAAAGGCTTTggttcatgccatccattgtttactattgtgatgagctatgtgattggtcacagtgatcacacggtacagacagggccaatcacagctaatcacattagtaaacactgaatgagtaaaaatggttgcttataactgTAAAATTCACGTATATAaccaatcataaaaaataaaaataaaaaaaaacctgatcacctccccagagtagtacagtgtgaCTATGGTTACACTGTattgctctgatcactgtatgtaaaaaaaaaaaaaaaaatggtaaaaaaaaaaaaaaataataataaaaaatattaaaaatgttaattaaaaaaaaaacgtatttattttttcacatacttttaccagtcagtgtcccctgatcaccgccacaccagttatatgaaaACGATGTGCtgcattataattattatataaaaatataaatatatcagGTTTTAGGGGCAATTTCGAtgtccaaaaattattttattgtctAAAAAATTCTAACGTCAGtggtaggggtagattcaggtagctattacggcggcgtatctccggatacgccgtcataatttcaaatctgcgtcggcgtatcgttacgccgattctcaaaggcagatacgctcaaaaaataggctttCTCCGCCGacataacttgaatgcggcggagtataattgtgtgcaatattacgttggccactaggggcgcttccgttgttttcggcgtagagaatgcaaattacctagttatgtcgattcacaaacgtacgtgcgcccggcggtagttttttacgtcgtttacgtaagtcgttttcgtggtaacgttgctcctgctattaggaggcgcagccaatgttaagtatggacgtcgttcccgcttcgaaatttgaattttttacgtcgtttgcgtaagtcgtttgcgaatagggctggacgtaatttacgttcacgtcgaaaccaatacgttgttgtggCATACTTgggagaaatgcacactgggatatgtacacggacggcacatgcgccgttcgtaaaacacgtcaatcacgtcaggtcatcacacatttacataaaacacgcccccccccttccccatttgaattacgcgcgcttacgccggccccatttacgctacactgccgcaacttacggagcaagtgctttgtgaatactgcacttgctcctgtaagttgcggcggcgtagcgtaaatacgatacgctgcgccgccgtaacataaagcgcagctacctgaatctagcccattgtgggtATTATTTGCAACGAATGTGTGATGTTGAGGCATTCTATACATTTTCTACAAATGTTCTCCAATTTTCTAGACATTTTCCCCATTGTTCTATAAggcaatgctaaaaaaaaaaaaaaaaaaatgaacaaaacataaaataaagttTGTAtacaaaagatttaaaaaaaggccCAAAGGTACAAGCTAAGGGGAGGAGTTAATGAAGGCAAATCAGGGTTAGCTAAAGGGTTACATG is from Rana temporaria chromosome 9, aRanTem1.1, whole genome shotgun sequence and encodes:
- the LOC120913038 gene encoding synaptophysin — translated: MEVINQMVAGGQFRIVKEPLGFMKVLQWLFSIFAFATCGSYSGQFMLSVDCSNKTESKLNIKVDFEYPFKLHQEYFDAPTCRGGATNKIFLIGDYSSSAEFFVTIAVFAFLYSLGALLTYIFLQTKYRENNKGPMIDCIVTAVFTFMWLVCSSAWAKGLSDIKMATDPELIIEQIPACENPENKCQEERDPVMSGLNTSVAFGFLNCIIWLGNIWFVFKETGWTAPFMKYPPPAQEKHPAPDSYGQGQVQGQGQVQGQGYVQQDSYAQQPGGYQPDYYGQQPEYNQQGYSQGGYTQQGVPTSFSNQM